One Euphorbia lathyris chromosome 1, ddEupLath1.1, whole genome shotgun sequence DNA segment encodes these proteins:
- the LOC136206553 gene encoding leucine-rich repeat receptor-like serine/threonine-protein kinase BAM3 has product MASPFSFLLLLLLPLLFPSSLSLSSHNLYLKRQASILVSVKKSFDSYDPNSLNSWNLSNYLLLCSTWSGIHCDQMNRSVVSIDISSFNISGSLSPVITDLQSLVNLSLAGNSFSGDFPREIHKLSRLMLLNISDNQFTGELDWDFTQLKLLEILDVYDNNFKGSLPLGVAEIKKLKHVDFGGNYFTGSIPPSYGSMQQLNYLSVKGNDLSGFIPGELGNLTNLEYLYLGYYNEFSGGIPPELGNMVNLVHLDLANCSLEGPIPPELGKLSKLDTLYLQTNELTGTIPGEIGNLSRMKSLDLSNNLLTGDIPVEFSGLQRLNLFNLFLNKLHGEIPHFIAELPNLEVLKMWRNNFTGSIPEKLGENGRLIELDLSSNKLTGLLPRNLCLGRKLQILILRINFLFGPLPDDLGRCDTLSRVRLGQNYLTGSIPAGFLYLPQLLLMELHSNYLTGRFPKQITELSSKLEQLNLSENRLSGTLPASIGNFTSLQILLLSGNRFTGVIPDEIGELKNVLTLDMSRNNFSGEIPGEIGDCPMLTYLDLSQNQFSGSIPIHISQIHILNYFNVSWNQMNSTLPKEIGSMKSLTSADFSHNNFSGPVPEFGQYSFFNSTSFLGNPLLCGYYLNPCNRSSFSQSQFDDENNSNSHVSGKFKLLLALGLLVCSVIFVVLAIIKTRKKQKKAKTWKLTAFQKLEFGCEEILESVKENNIIGRGGAGIVYKGVMSNGEEVAVKKLLGISKGSSHDNGLSAEIQTLGRIRHRNIVRLLGFCSNKEENLLIYEYMPNGSLGEVVHGKRGGYLKWETRMKISIEAAKGLCYLHHDCSPLIIHRDVKSNNILLNSDFEAHVADFGLAKFLQDTGTSECMSAIAGSYGYIAPEYAYTLKVDEKSDVYSFGIVLLELLTGRRPVGDFGEEGVDIVQWTKMQTNSSKERVIKILDERLDEIPMNEAMQVFFVAMLCVQEQSVERPTMREVVQMLAQAKQPNTFYMH; this is encoded by the exons ATGGCTtctccattttcttttcttcttcttcttcttcttcctcttctgttcccttcttctctttctctttcttcccatAATCTTTACCTCAAGAGACAAGCATCAATCCTTGTTTCTGTCAAAAAATCATTTGATTCCTATGATCCTAATTCCCTCAATTCATGGAACTTGTCTAATTACTTGCTCTTATGTTCTACTTGGTCTGGTATTCACTGTGATCAAATGAATAGATCAGTTGTTTCTATAGATATTTCAAGCTTTAACATCTCTGGTTCTCTCTCTCCTGTCATTACCGACCTCCAGAGCcttgtcaatctttctctcgCCGGAAACAGCTTTTCCGGGGACTTCCCACGAGAAATTCACAAGCTTTCCAGgctaatgctgctgaatatttCTGACAATCAATTCACTGGAGAGCTGGATTGGGATTTCACTCAGTTGAAACTGCTTGAAATTCTCGATGTTTATGACAATAATTTCAAAGGTTCGCTTCCGTTAGGTGTTGCCGAGATCAAAAAGCTGAAGCATGTGGATTTTGGCGGGAACTATTTTACAGGAAGTATACCTCCCAGCTATGGAAGTATGCAGCAGCTGAATTATCTGTCTGTTAAAGGAAATGATTTGAGTGGTTTTATACCTGGAGAGCTTGGTAATCTTACTAATCTTGAGTATCTTTACTTGGGGTATTACAATGAATTCTCCGGTGGAATTCCGCCGGAGCTTGGGAATATGGTGAATCTAGTTCATTTAGATCTGGCGAATTGTAGCTTGGAGGGTCCAATACCACCGGAATTAGGCAAACTGAGCAAGTTAGATACTCTTTATCTGCAGACAAATGAGTTAACTGGTACCATTCCTGGTGAAATTGGGAATTTAAGCAGGATGAAATCGCTTGATCTTTCGAACAATTTGCTGACCGGAGATATCCCTGTTGAGTTTTCCGGGCTTCAACGACTCAATCTGTTCAATCTTTTTCTTAACAAGCTACATGGGGAGATTCCTCATTTCATTGCTGAGCTACCTAACTTGGAAGTGCTCAAAATGTGGCGCAACAATTTCACTGGTTCTATTCCTGAAAAGCTTGGAGAAAATGGCAGATTGATTGAACTTGATTTGTCAAGCAATAAACTCACTGGATTACTCCCTAGAAATCTCTGCTTAGGAAGGAAGCTGCAGATTTTGATTCTGCGGATCAATTTCCTTTTCGGTCCTCTACCGGATGATCTAGGCCGTTGTGACACACTCTCAAGAGTTCGTCTGGGGCAGAATTACTTGACAGGGTCAATTCCTGCCGGGTTTCTTTACCTGCCACAGCTTTTGCTGATGGAATTGCACAGCAATTACCTGACAGGGCGATTTCCGAAACAAATAACCGAGCTATCATCAAAGCTGGAGCAGCTGAATCTCTCAGAAAATCGGTTATCCGGGACTCTTCCTGCATCTATTGGGAATTTCACTAGCTTGCAGATTCTTCTGTTGAGTGGAAACAGGTTTACAGGAGTAATTCCTGATGAAATAGGTGAGTTGAAAAATGTGCTCACTTTGGATATGAGTAGAAACAATTTCTCAGGTGAAATTCCAGGTGAGATTGGTGATTGTCCGATGTTGACATACTTAGATTTGAGTCAAAACCAATTCTCAGGTTCTATTCCTATTCACATCTCTCAAATTCACATCTTAAACTACTTCAATGTCTCCTGGAATCAAATGAACAGCACTCTTCCTAAAGAAATCGGATCAATGAAAAGCTTAACATCAGCAGATTTCTCTCATAATAACTTCTCAGGCCCCGTACCTGAATTCGGACAATACTCATTCTTCAATTCCACATCTTTTCTTGGTAACCCTCTTCTATGTGGCTATTACTTAAATCCATGTAACAGATCCTCCTTCTCTCAGTCCCAATTCGATGACGAAAACAACTCCAACTCTCACGTTTCCGGAAAATTCAAGCTTCTCCTCGCGTTGGGACTACTAGTCTGTTCAGTCATTTTCGTCGTTCTAGCAATAATCAAGACGCGAAAGAAACAAAAGAAGGCGAAAACATGGAAGCTGACAGCATTCCAGAAGCTAGAATTCGGGTGCGAAGAAATCCTGGAAAGCGTAAAGGAAAACAACATCATAGGCAGAGGAGGAGCAGGAATTGTATACAAAGGAGTAATGTCAAATGGGGAGGAAGTAGCAGTGAAGAAATTGCTAGGAATAAGCAAAGGTTCGTCGCACGACAACGGACTATCAGCAGAAATACAAACACTAGGAAGAATCAGGCACAGAAACATTGTGAGATTGCTTGGATTCTGCTCAAATAAAGAAGAGAATCTGCTAATATATGAGTACATGCCAAATGGAAGTTTAGGTGAAGTAGTTCATGGAAAAAGAGGTGGATATCTGAAGTGGGAAACAAGGATGAAAATATCAATTGAAGCAGCAAAAGGATTATGTTATCTACATCATGATTGTTCACCTCTAATTATTCACAGAGATGTAAAGTCCAATAATATACTTCTTAACTCAGATTTTGAAGCTCATGTTGCTGATTTTGGACTTGCCAAGTTTTTACAAGACACTGGTACATCAGAATGCATGTCTGCAATTGCTGGCTCCTATGGCTATATTGCTCCAG AATATGCATATACGTTGAAAGtggatgaaaagagtgatgtaTATAGCTTCGGAATAGTACTACTGGAGCTACTAACGGGACGAAGACCAGTGGGTGATTTCGGAGAAGAAGGGGTAGACATAGTTCAATGGACTAAAATGCAGACGAATTCAAGCAAGGAAAGAGTAATTAAGATATTAGATGAAAGATTAGATGAAATTCCAATGAATGAGGCAATGCAAGTGTTCTTTGTGGCCATGCTATGTGTTCAAGAACAAAGTGTGGAAAGGCCTACTATGAGAGAAGTGGTTCAAATGCTTGCACAAGCTAAACAACCTAATACTTTTTACATGCACtga